The following proteins are co-located in the Silene latifolia isolate original U9 population chromosome 1, ASM4854445v1, whole genome shotgun sequence genome:
- the LOC141593395 gene encoding uncharacterized protein LOC141593395 — MCCMKSQRSFHDACRRDVNALQLDGWVPRPWVDYADAPPFVAEVLRPRSSSRLLLRTLMGPVWYLRERLARQCSLDVLTVPIDPPWTMFREPSDAEREADLAGVGGDALLLPGEDYSAFLYGRLAYWPVVEVEVAGIETPAYPETLEYTDATGMTTISELCDFDAAVRDAGLDEWQHLIRRVAPSRFVALWRVANRLRATTIEALAGGRGRQRERDLERELAQCREETARLLRELEVRHPEISVLEVRVAELGGDQL, encoded by the exons atgtgttgcatgaagagccagcgttccttccacgacgcctgtcgacgggatgtgaacgctctacagctggacggc tgggtgcccaggccttgggtggactacgctgacgctcctccttttgtggctgaggtccttcgacctaggagctcgagccgattgCTTTTGAGGACgttgatgggtcctgtgtggtacttgcgcgagcgcttggctcgtcagtgctccctAGATGTCTTGacagttcccatcgatcctccttggacgatgttcagggagccttccgatgctgagagggaggctgacttagctggcgtcggtggcgacgcccttcttcttcctggcgaggactactcggcgttcctctacgggaggttggcgtactggccagtcgtg gaggttgaggtggcgggcatcgagaccccagcgtaccccgagaccctcgagtacactgatgcgacggggatgacgacgatctccgagctttgcgactttgacgcggcggtgagagatgcgggtctagacgagtggcagcatctgattcggagg gttgcgccatcccgtttcgtggctttgtggagggtagccaaccggctacgggctactaccatcgaggcacttgctggcggtcgaggacgtcag agggagcgtgacttggagcgagagcttgcccagtgccgggaggagacagctcgcctgctgagggagctagaggtccgccACCCCGAGATTTCTGTTCTCGAGgtgagagttgctgagctaggcggcgaccagctGTAG